A genomic window from Aquila chrysaetos chrysaetos chromosome 21, bAquChr1.4, whole genome shotgun sequence includes:
- the TMSB15B gene encoding thymosin beta-15B isoform X1, with protein MGARAGRRPAYIRRRPTPRAPASPGSGAGWDGTGGAARHGTGKMCDKPDLSEVEKFDKKKLKKTNTEEKNTLPSKETIEQEKECVKSS; from the exons ATGGGCGCGCGGGCTGGGCGGCGGCCGGCCTATATAAGGCGCCGCCCCACGCCGCGCGCGCCAGCCTCACCTGGAAGCGGAGCGGGGTGGGACGGGACGGGCGGCGCAGCGCGGCACGGCACCG GCAAAATGTGCGACAAGCCAGACCTCTCGGAGGTGGAGAAATTCGACaagaagaagctgaagaaaaccaaCACGGAGGAGAAGAACACGCTGCCCTCCAAGGAGA ctATTGAGCAGGAGAAGGAATGTGTGAAGTCCTCCTAG
- the TMSB15B gene encoding thymosin beta-15B isoform X2 — MCDKPDLSEVEKFDKKKLKKTNTEEKNTLPSKETIEQEKECVKSS, encoded by the exons ATGTGCGACAAGCCAGACCTCTCGGAGGTGGAGAAATTCGACaagaagaagctgaagaaaaccaaCACGGAGGAGAAGAACACGCTGCCCTCCAAGGAGA ctATTGAGCAGGAGAAGGAATGTGTGAAGTCCTCCTAG